DNA from Streptomyces rishiriensis:
GGCGGCCGAGCAGCTGCGCCAGTCCCTGGCCCGGCTCAGCGCGGAACAGCAGTCCAACTCGGTCTTCTACGCCGGCCCCAAGGGCATACTCGGCATGGGCACGCGCTGGGGCGCCTGGCACCTCGCCGAGGAGCTGACACCGCTCGACCCCGTGAAGGGCGTCCACGAGTTCCGCAGCTGGACGGTCGTCCGGGCCATCCACGACCAGCTGAACCTGCTGCCCCGGCAGAGCCTGAAGACCGGCGGCTTCCCGCCGCCCACGGTCCGGCACTGGATCGTCACCCCGGTGGGTGAGAACGCCAAGGCGGTCGCCCGGCCGGAGGGCACCGACGTCGAGGCCTACCAGGTCAAGCCCAGAGCCATAGAGGACATCTGCAACAACCAGCAGTTCGGCGGCGGCGACCGGCACTACCTGGGCGTCCAGTGGCCGCTCTGGGACGGCCAGTTGATCATCACCATGCTGATCACGGTGACGGTGCTGCACGAGACCCTGCGCATCGAGGTGACCGGGCACGCCCTGGGCCCGGTGAACGGCCTGTTCACCACGAAGTCCGAGGCCCCCGTCAAGGAGGTCGCCAAGAGCGTGCGGTTCTGGGAGACGCGGACGGTCAAGCTTCCGCTGGTCACCGCCGACGAGGTGGTCCGGCTGGCCGCGCGGGCGACGATCAGCTGGTACCCGCCGCTGCTGAAATGGCTCGGCGGTTCCATCGGCCTGCCGGAGCCCTTCGGCCTGCGGCACGCCTGGGCCGACCAGCCGTGGCGGCACCGGTTCATGGCCGACGACGCGCTGCGCGCGGCCACGCCGGTCCTGCGGGTGGTGCACTCGGCCGCGATCAGGGTGCTCAAGGAGCACGACGTGGACGTCGACAAGTTCAGCTCGCGCTCGTCCGCCCTCAGCGGTGCGGTCCAGGACGTGTCGCCGCGCAAGGCGGACAGCTACGACGCGTAGGCCTCCGGCGGCCGGCCGGGATGGCGCGGGTGTCCTGGGCGCCGTCCCACCGGCGCCGCGCCCCCGGCCCCCGCTTTCGGCCCGGGCGGCCTCGTCCTCGAACGCCGGACGGCTGCGGAGCCCGGGCGGGCCGGGCAGCCCGGGCGAAGGGCGGAAAGGTTCCGGAGCCGGCCTCCCGTCGCGGGGCTAGGCCGGCGTCGGCCAGGACTCCGCCAGCATTTTCCTCGTGTCCGCGAGGAGTTGGGGCAGTACCCGCGTGTGGCCCACCACCGGCATGAAGTTCGTGTCCCCGCCCCAGCGGGGCACGATGTGCTGGTGCAGGTGAGCGGCGATGCCGGCGCCCGCGACGGACCCCTGGTTCATGCCGATGTTGAAGCCGTGCGCGCCGGACGCGGTGCGCAGCGCCGTCATCGCCTGCTTCGTCAGCTCGGCCAGCTCGGCGGTCTCCGGCACCGTCAGGTCGGTGTAGTCGGCGACATGCCGGTAGGGGACGGTCATCAGGTGGCCGCCGTTGTAGGGGTACAGGTTCAGCACCGCGTACACGTGCTCACCGCGTCGGACGACCAGACCGTCCTCGTCGGACTTGGCCGGGATCGAGCAGAAGGGACAGCCGTCGTCGGCGCCCGGGCCGGTCGGCTTGTTCTCACCCTGGATGTAGGCCATCCGGTGGGGGGTCCACAGACGCTGGAACGCGTCCTGCGTACCCACTCCGATCTGCTGCTCCGGCTCACTCGTCATGCAAGGCAGCATATTGCTTCGCCCGTTCGCGGCGTGTCGCAGGGGTTGGGCGAACAGCGGCCCGGTCCAAGCTGGGCCGATGGACGCAGACAGCCGTCAGGCCCGCTGGGAAGAACGCGTCGAGGGGCCCCTCGCCGTGGCCTCGCTGGCCTTCCTCGCCGGGTACGCCGTCCATGTCCTCGCCCAGGGGCTCGCGGGCGGCTGGCGGGACTTCTGCCTCTTGGTGATGCTGGCCGCGTGGGTGCTCTTCGCCGCGGACTACGCGGTGCGCTGGCGGCTCAGCGGGCAGCGGCTGCGCTTCGTGCGCAGCCACTGGCTGGACGGCGTGGTCGTGCTGCTGCCCCTGCTGCGCCCGCTGCGGATCGTCAAGCTCTACGAGACCGTACAGCGCCGGCACGGGCGGCCCCGGCTGTCCCTGCACGCGCGCGTGATCACCTACGCCGGGGTGTCCACGGGCCTGCTCGGCTTCGCGGGCGCCCTCGCCGTCTACCAGCAGGAGCGCGGGGCGCCCGGCGCGAGCATGAAGACGTTCGGGGACGCCCTGTGGTGGACCTGCGAAACCCTCACCACGGTCGGCTACGGAGATGTCACCCCGGTCACCAGGGGAGGCCGTCTGATCGCGGTCGGCATGATGGCGTGCGGGATGGCGCTGCTGGGCGCGGTGACGGGCTCGTTCTCTTCCTGGCTGATCCAGGTGTTCTCTCAGGAAGGCGACGCTCAGGACGGCGAGAGGCCCTCGGGGAGGTGATCCCCCGAGGGCCCGCGTACGGCAGGGTCAGACCTGCGTCCGCTCCTCGACGACCTTCGCGATCTTCGCGATGGCCTCGTCGAACGGGATGCCGTTCTCCTGCGAGCCGTCGCGGTAGCGGAAGGAGACCGAGCCGCCCGCCATGTCCTCGTCGCCCGCGATGACCATGAAGGGCACCTTCTGCTTCTGGGCGTTGCGGATCTTCTTCTGCATCCGGTCGGAGGAGGAGTCCACCTCCACCCGCAGGCCCTGCTTCTTCGCGGCCGCGGCGAACTTCTCCAGGTACTCCACGTGTCCGTCGCCGATCGGGATGCCGATCGCCTGGACGGGGGCCAGCCACGCCGGGAAGGCGCCCGCGTAGTGCTCCAGGAGCACCGCGAAGAACCGCTCGATCGAGCCGAAGAGGGCACGGTGGATCATCACCGGGCGCTGCTTCGCGCCGTCGGGGCCGGTGTACTCGAGGTCGAAGCGCTCCGGCAGGTTGAAGTCGAGCTGGATGGTCGACATCTGCCAGGTACGGCCGATGGCGTCCTTCGTCTGGACGGAGATCTTGGGGCCGTAGAAGGCGGCGCCACCCGGGTCGGGCACGAGCGGGAGGCCCTGCTTCTCGGCGACCTCGCGCAGTGTCTCGGTCGCCTCCTCCCAGACCTCGTCGGAGCCGACGAACTTCTCCGGGTCCTTGGTGGACAGCTCCAGGTAGAAGTCGGTCAGGCCGTAGTCGCGCAGCAGGCCGAGGACGAAGGTGAGCGTCTTGTCGAGCTCCTCGGACATCTGCTCGCGGGTGCAGTAGATGTGCGCGTCGTCCTGGGTGAAGCCGCGCGCGCGGGTCAGGCCGTGCACCACACCCGACTTCTCGTACCGGTACACGGTCCCGAACTCGAAGAGGCGCAGCGGGAGTTCACGGTACGAGCGGCCGCGCGCGTCGAAGATCAGGTTGTGCATCGGGCAGTTCATGGGCTTTAGGTAGTAGTCCACGCCCTCGTCGAGCTGCATGGGCGGGTACATGCCGTCGGCGTACCAGTCCAGGTGGCCCGAGGTCTCGAAGAGCTTCCCCTTCGTCGCGTGCGGGGTGTAGACGAACTCGTAGCCCTCCTCCTCGTGGCGGCGGCGCGAGTAGTCCTCCATGACCCGGCGGATGATCCCGCCCTTGGGGTGGAAGACCGCGAGGCCGGAGCCGATCTGCTCCGGGATGGAGAAGAGGTCCAGTTCGCTGCCCAGCTTGCGGTGGTCGCGCTTCTCGGCCTCGGCGAGGAAGTCGAGGTGGGCCTTCAGCTCCTCCTTGGAGGGCCAGGCGGTGCCGTAGATGCGCTGGAGCATGGGGTTCTTCTCGCTGCCGCGCCAGTAGGCGGCCGCGTTGCGCATCAGCTTGAACGCCGGGATGTTGCGGGTGGTGGGCAGGTGGGGACCGCGGCAGAGGTCCTTCCAGCACAGGTCGCCGGTCTTGGCGTCCAGGTTGTCGTAGATCGTCAGCTCGCCGCCGCCGACCTCGACGTCCGCGCCGTCGTCGGAGGAGGCCGAGCCCTTGATGCCGATGAGCTCGAGCTTGTACGGCTCGTCGGCGAGCTCCTCGCGGGCGGCCTCGTCCGTGACCACCCGGCGGGCGAACCTCTGCCCCCGCTTCTGGATCTCCTGCATCTTCTTCTCGACGGCCTTGAGGTCCTCGGGCGTGAACGGCTTCTCGACGTCGAAGTCGTAGTAGAAGCCGTCCTTGACCGGCGGGCCGATGCCCAGCTTGGCCTCGGGGAAGAGCTCCTGCACGGCCTGGGCCATGACGTGCGCGGTGGAGTGGCGCAGGATGTTCAGACCGTCCGGGGAGGAGATCTCGACGGCCTCGACCTCCTCGCCGTCGCTGAGCACGTACGACAGGTCCCTGAGCTCGCCGGCCACGCGCGCGGCGATGATCGAGCGCTCGCCGGCGAAGAGGTCG
Protein-coding regions in this window:
- a CDS encoding HIT family protein — protein: MLPCMTSEPEQQIGVGTQDAFQRLWTPHRMAYIQGENKPTGPGADDGCPFCSIPAKSDEDGLVVRRGEHVYAVLNLYPYNGGHLMTVPYRHVADYTDLTVPETAELAELTKQAMTALRTASGAHGFNIGMNQGSVAGAGIAAHLHQHIVPRWGGDTNFMPVVGHTRVLPQLLADTRKMLAESWPTPA
- a CDS encoding potassium channel family protein, with translation MDADSRQARWEERVEGPLAVASLAFLAGYAVHVLAQGLAGGWRDFCLLVMLAAWVLFAADYAVRWRLSGQRLRFVRSHWLDGVVVLLPLLRPLRIVKLYETVQRRHGRPRLSLHARVITYAGVSTGLLGFAGALAVYQQERGAPGASMKTFGDALWWTCETLTTVGYGDVTPVTRGGRLIAVGMMACGMALLGAVTGSFSSWLIQVFSQEGDAQDGERPSGR
- the thrS gene encoding threonine--tRNA ligase; this encodes MSDVRVIIQRDSEREERTVTTGTTAADLFAGERSIIAARVAGELRDLSYVLSDGEEVEAVEISSPDGLNILRHSTAHVMAQAVQELFPEAKLGIGPPVKDGFYYDFDVEKPFTPEDLKAVEKKMQEIQKRGQRFARRVVTDEAAREELADEPYKLELIGIKGSASSDDGADVEVGGGELTIYDNLDAKTGDLCWKDLCRGPHLPTTRNIPAFKLMRNAAAYWRGSEKNPMLQRIYGTAWPSKEELKAHLDFLAEAEKRDHRKLGSELDLFSIPEQIGSGLAVFHPKGGIIRRVMEDYSRRRHEEEGYEFVYTPHATKGKLFETSGHLDWYADGMYPPMQLDEGVDYYLKPMNCPMHNLIFDARGRSYRELPLRLFEFGTVYRYEKSGVVHGLTRARGFTQDDAHIYCTREQMSEELDKTLTFVLGLLRDYGLTDFYLELSTKDPEKFVGSDEVWEEATETLREVAEKQGLPLVPDPGGAAFYGPKISVQTKDAIGRTWQMSTIQLDFNLPERFDLEYTGPDGAKQRPVMIHRALFGSIERFFAVLLEHYAGAFPAWLAPVQAIGIPIGDGHVEYLEKFAAAAKKQGLRVEVDSSSDRMQKKIRNAQKQKVPFMVIAGDEDMAGGSVSFRYRDGSQENGIPFDEAIAKIAKVVEERTQV